In one Musa acuminata AAA Group cultivar baxijiao chromosome BXJ2-5, Cavendish_Baxijiao_AAA, whole genome shotgun sequence genomic region, the following are encoded:
- the LOC103983525 gene encoding pyruvate dehydrogenase E1 component subunit beta has translation MAAALQTAALLSGSPNLIDPQRFRVGLLARSLIGRRGSIFVVRSDGRTSGFFNAKSRSGNFITNAVATKADASTSSTASKPGHELLLFEALREGLEEEMDRDPHVCVMGEDVGHYGGSYKVTKGLATKYGDLRVLDTPIAENSFTGMGIGAAMTGLRPIVEGMNMGFLLLAYNQISNNCGMLHYTSGGQFKIPIVIRGPGGVGRQLGAEHSQRLESYFQSIPGLQMVACSTPYNAKGLMKAAIRSENPVVLFEHVLLYNLKERIPDEEYVLCLEEAEMVRPGEHVTILTYSRMRYHVMQAVKTLVNKGYDPEVIDIRSLKPFDLYTIGNSVKKTHRVLIVEECMRTGGIGSSLRAAIIDNFWDYLDAPIMCLSSQDVPTPYAGTLEEWTVVQPAQIVAAVEQLCQ, from the exons ATGGCAGCAGCACTGCAAACGGCGGCCCTCCTCTCGGGTTCTCCCAATCTGATCGATCCTCAGAGGTTTCGCGTCGGGCTGTTGGCAAGATCTCTTATAG GAAGGAGAGGAAGCATCTTCGTTGTCAGATCCGATGGAAGAACCTCCGGTTTCTTTAATGCTAAGTCTCGTAGTGGGAATTTCATCACGAATGCGGTTGCA ACTAAGGCTGATGCGTCTACAAGTTCCACCGCATCCAAACCTGG ACATGAGCTACTATTGTTCGAGGCTTTACGGGAGGGACTCGAAGAAGAGATGGACCGAGATCCTCACGTTTGTGTCATGGGCGAAGATGTGGGTCATTATGGTGGCTCATACAAGGTGACCAAAGGACTGGCTACAAAATATGGAGATCTGAGGGTCCTTGATACCCCCATTGCGGAGAACTCTTTCACGGGCATGGGCATTGGAGCGGCAATGACAGGCTTAAGACCTATTGTTGAAGGAATGAATATGGGTTTCCTCCTGCTGGCGTATAACCAGATTTCGAACAACTGTGGTATGCTTCATTATACTTCTGGTGGCCAGTTCAAAATCCCAATAGTTATCAGAGGGCCTGGAGGTGTTGGGAGGCAACTTGGTGCAGAACACTCACAGCGCCTGGAGTCATACTTCCAGTCGATCCCGGGCCTGCAAATGGTTGCCTGCTCGACACCATACAATGCTAAGGGGCTTATGAAAGCAGCAATAAGGAGTGAGAACCCTGTGGTGCTGTTTGAGCATGTGCTGCTGTATAATTTGAAGGAGAGGATCCCAGATGAGGAGTATGTGCTTTGTTTGGAGGAAGCAGAGATGGTGCGGCCAGGAGAGCATGTTACGATCCTCACATATTCACGAATGAGATATCATGTGATGCAGGCCGTGAAGACGCTGGTGAACAAAGGCTACGACCCTGAGGTCATTGACATCAGGTCATTGAAGCCGTTTGATCTTTATACCATTGGGAATTCTGTGAAGAAGACACATCGTGTGTTGATTGTGGAGGAGTGCATGAGGACAGGAGGAATAGGTTCAAGTCTTAGGGCAGCCATCATCGACAATTTCTGGGACTACTTGGATGCTCCAATCATGTGCTTGTCATCACAGGATGTACCGACACCTTATGCTGGGACTTTGGAGGAGTGGACTGTGGTACAGCCAGCACAGATTGTAGCCGCAGTTGAGCAGCTCTGCCAATAA
- the LOC135612062 gene encoding 9-cis-epoxycarotenoid dioxygenase, chloroplastic-like, whose protein sequence is MASAASAMTSPDVRSAASPISKPHQFNALQRAQSIMLHRKQVSSTTAPRRRCSASPKSLLALNSSTSPAYYPAPYPKEATTTIAKPASKPQSSDDSSARPEWNLLQRCAATALDAIEEVFISKVLERPHPLPKTADPAVQIAGNFAPVGEQAPCHNLPVEGRIPPFINGVYVRNGANPLFEPVAGHHFFDGDGMVHAVHLRNGAAAYACRYTETERLRQERAIGKPVFPKAIGELHGHSGVARLLLFYARSLFGLVDGGHGMGVANAGLIYFNDRLLAMSEDDIPYHVRVTPSGDLETVERYDFHGQLRSSMIAHPKLDPSSRELFALSYDVIRKPYLKYFYFSPDGNKSPDVDIPLDQPTMMHDFAITENYVVVPDQQVVFKLQEMIRGGSPVIYDRTKTARFGVLPKYAADASEMRWVDVPDCFCFHLWNAWEEPATGEVVVIGSCMTPPDSVFNECEESLKSVLSEIRLDLNTGKSTRRPILSPADQLNLEAGMVNRNMLGRKTRYAYLAIAEPWPKVSGFAKVDLCTGAVSKFIFGDGKYGGEPYFVPRDPKSSREDDGYVLSFMHNENTSESELLIVNAADMQLDAAVKLPSRVPYGFHGTFIASRDLESQA, encoded by the coding sequence ATGGCCTCTGCCGCCAGCGCCATGACTTCCCCTGATGTGCGATCCGCAGCCAGTCCGATCTCCAAGCCCCACCAATTTAATGCACTGCAGCGTGCCCAATCCATTATGCTACACAGAAAGCAGGTATCTTCCACCACCGCCCCCAGAAGACGCTGTTCCGCCTCCCCCAAATCCCTCCTCGCTTTGAACTCCAGCACCAGCCCAGCCTACTACCCGGCACCTTATCCCAAGGAGGCGACGACGACCATCGCCAAGCCGGCTAGCAAGCCGCAAAGCAGCGATGACAGCAGCGCGAGGCCGGAATGGAATTTGCTCCAGCGGTGCGCTGCGACCGCGCTGGACGCGATCGAGGAGGTTTTCATATCGAAAGTGTTGGAGCGACCACACCCCCTGCCCAAGACCGCCGATCCCGCCGTACAGATCGCCGGCAATTTCGCTCCCGTGGGCGAGCAGGCTCCCTGCCACAACCTCCCCGTCGAGGGCCGCATCCCACCCTTTATCAACGGGGTCTACGTCCGCAACGGAGCCAATCCTCTGTTTGAGCCCGTCGCCGGACACCACTTTTTCGACGGCGACGGCATGGTGCACGCTGTCCACCTCCGCAACGGCGCCGCCGCCTACGCTTGCCGCTACACCGAGACGGAGCGCCTGCGGCAGGAGCGCGCCATCGGGAAGCCTGTGTTTCCCAAGGCAATTGGCGAGCTACACGGCCACTCGGGCGTCGCGCGACTGCTGCTCTTCTACGCGCGGAGCCTCTTCGGCCTTGTGGACGGCGGCCACGGGATGGGCGTCGCCAACGCCGGCCTCATCTACTTCAACGACCGCCTCCTCGCCATGTCAGAGGACGACATCCCGTACCACGTCCGGGTCACTCCCTCGGGCGACCTGGAGACCGTGGAGCGGTACGACTTCCACGGCCAGCTCCGCTCCTCCATGATTGCGCACCCCAAGCTGGATCCCTCCTCGCGTGAGCTCTTCGCGCTCAGCTACGACGTCATCAGGAAGCCATACCTCAAGTACTTCTACTTCTCTCCCGACGGCAACAAGTCCCCTGACGTGGATATTCCCCTAGACCAGCCCACCATGATGCACGACTTCGCCATCACCGAGAACTACGTCGTGGTGCCGGACCAGCAAGTGGTGTTCAAATTGCAGGAGATGATCCGCGGCGGCTCCCCGGTCATCTATGACCGGACCAAGACCGCCCGCTTCGGCGTCCTGCCCAAGTACGCCGCCGACGCCTCCGAGATGCGGTGGGTCGACGTCCCTGACTGCTTCTGCTTCCACCTGTGGAACGCGTGGGAGGAGCCCGCCACCGGGGAGGTGGTGGTGATAGGCTCCTGCATGACGCCGCCGGACTCGGTGTTCAACGAATGCGAGGAGAGCCTCAAGAGCGTCCTCTCCGAAATCCGGCTCGACCTCAACACCGGCAAGTCGACGCGCCGCCCCATTCTCTCCCCCGCCGACCAATTGAACCTGGAGGCGGGGATGGTGAACCGGAACATGTTGGGGAGGAAGACCCGGTACGCCTACCTGGCCATCGCGGAGCCATGGCCGAAGGTGTCCGGCTTCGCCAAGGTCGATCTCTGCACCGGAGCGGTGAGCAAGTTCATCTTCGGCGACGGCAAGTACGGCGGCGAGCCGTACTTCGTGCCGAGGGACCCCAAGTCGTCGAGGGAGGACGACGGCTACGTGCTCTCCTTCATGCACAACGAGAACACATCAGAGTCGGAGCTACTGATCGTGAACGCCGCAGACATGCAGCTGGACGCCGCGGTGAAGCTGCCGTCGCGTGTGCCCTACGGCTTCCACGGTACATTCATCGCCTCAAGGGACTTGGAATCACAGGCATGA